A genomic stretch from Nitrospira sp. includes:
- a CDS encoding insulinase family protein, with amino-acid sequence MTRRQGPVSPNSQHRSRSSVRVLTGLFCFALCLPAAWVQAADITPTRSVTANGMTVLFLEQHFLPTVEIHALVKVGSAQDPPDKAGLANLTASLLDEGTLTRTSRQIAEQIDFVGGSLEAHASEDYTTASTRVLKKDADLGFTLLADILQHPAFHKQEFERVRTQILGEIVSDDDDPGNVAMKAFHQLIFHGHPYSWPAHGTEDTLNKITVADVQQFHAREYVPNQTILVVVGDLTQEQASALVQTHFGSWKKGTPSLAQLKKPSPLDRKMVQLIEKDLTQSTIVLGHTGVSRINPDYYAITVMNYILGAGGFSSRLMDSIRDKQGLAYGIMSQFDSRVMPGAFFISLQTRTDVTNQAITSVLAEIKTIRETPVTDQELGEAKSFIVGSFPLRIDSSAKLANVLAQVELYNLGLDYFTSYPKAIEKVTKDDVLRVAKQYLDPQHYALVVVGSIAKAKVKQ; translated from the coding sequence ATGACACGACGACAAGGTCCCGTTTCGCCGAACAGTCAGCACAGGAGCCGGTCCAGCGTCAGGGTCCTGACCGGCCTGTTCTGTTTCGCACTCTGTCTTCCTGCGGCCTGGGTGCAGGCCGCGGACATCACGCCGACGCGTTCTGTCACCGCCAATGGCATGACCGTGTTATTCCTGGAACAGCACTTTCTCCCAACCGTCGAGATACATGCACTGGTCAAAGTCGGATCGGCCCAGGATCCGCCGGACAAAGCCGGCTTGGCGAACCTTACGGCAAGCCTGTTGGATGAAGGCACCCTCACTCGGACCTCCCGGCAAATCGCCGAACAAATCGATTTCGTAGGAGGGTCGCTTGAGGCCCATGCCTCAGAAGACTACACCACCGCTTCGACACGCGTGCTCAAGAAAGATGCGGACCTCGGGTTTACACTCCTAGCCGACATACTCCAACACCCGGCGTTCCACAAACAGGAATTCGAGCGTGTGCGGACACAGATTCTCGGCGAAATCGTCAGTGATGACGACGATCCGGGCAACGTGGCGATGAAAGCATTTCACCAGTTGATTTTCCACGGCCACCCCTACAGCTGGCCGGCGCATGGCACCGAGGACACGCTGAACAAAATCACCGTGGCCGACGTACAGCAATTCCATGCCCGAGAATATGTGCCCAACCAGACCATTCTTGTCGTGGTCGGAGACTTGACCCAAGAGCAGGCATCGGCACTCGTGCAGACGCATTTCGGTTCATGGAAGAAAGGGACGCCCTCGCTCGCCCAACTCAAGAAGCCGTCCCCACTCGACCGCAAGATGGTCCAGTTGATTGAGAAAGATCTGACACAATCCACAATCGTGCTCGGTCATACCGGCGTCAGTCGCATCAACCCGGACTACTATGCGATCACGGTCATGAACTATATTCTGGGCGCCGGCGGATTCTCCTCGCGCCTGATGGATTCTATTCGCGACAAACAAGGCCTGGCTTACGGCATCATGAGCCAGTTCGATTCGCGAGTCATGCCCGGCGCGTTCTTCATCAGCCTGCAGACCCGGACTGACGTCACGAATCAGGCCATTACGAGTGTGCTGGCGGAGATCAAGACGATCCGCGAAACCCCGGTCACGGATCAGGAGCTCGGCGAAGCGAAATCCTTCATCGTCGGCAGCTTTCCGCTGCGCATCGATTCGAGCGCCAAGTTGGCCAACGTCCTCGCCCAGGTGGAGCTGTACAACCTTGGCTTGGACTACTTTACGAGTTATCCTAAAGCTATCGAAAAGGTCACCAAGGACGATGTCCTCCGTGTGGCCAAACAATACCTCGACCCGCAACACTACGCCCTGGTCGTCGTCGGGTCGATTGCGAAGGCCAAGGTCAAACAGTAA
- the rlmN gene encoding 23S rRNA (adenine(2503)-C(2))-methyltransferase RlmN, with amino-acid sequence MIQHSPARPNLLALTQSGMAAYVASLGWPAYRASQILRWLYQERVRTFAAMSNLPQKDRDYLAAHCTIERTSHIQIFSSQDGTKKFVLTLADGNQVECVLIPDEERLTLCLSTQVGCTLDCGFCLTGTLGLRRNLRAHEIVDQVLLAQDHLQARERLTNLVFMGMGEPLANLDAVADAVTCLTDHTWGLGISARRITISTAGLASRIKDVAPLKVNLAISLNATTDDLRQQIMPAANRLHSIQALLAACRAYPLGDRDRLTFEYVLLAEVNDRAEDATRLVKLLRDLRCKVNLIAFNPFPGSAYRRPSDVAIDAFQAILRRGRLDVYLRRSRGRDVLGACGQLGRLETGEGAVALTQIQARC; translated from the coding sequence ATGATTCAGCACAGCCCCGCACGCCCCAACCTCCTTGCATTGACGCAGTCGGGCATGGCGGCCTATGTCGCCTCGCTCGGCTGGCCGGCCTACCGCGCTTCACAAATTCTTCGCTGGCTCTACCAGGAACGCGTTCGCACCTTCGCCGCGATGAGTAATCTTCCGCAGAAAGATCGTGACTACCTCGCTGCCCACTGCACCATCGAACGGACCTCACACATTCAGATCTTTTCGTCGCAAGACGGCACGAAAAAATTCGTTCTGACGCTGGCCGACGGCAATCAAGTCGAATGTGTCCTCATCCCGGACGAGGAGCGGCTCACCCTCTGCCTCTCCACCCAGGTCGGCTGCACCTTGGATTGCGGATTCTGCCTGACCGGGACGCTGGGGCTCCGACGCAATCTCCGCGCGCATGAGATCGTGGATCAGGTGCTGCTCGCCCAGGACCATTTACAAGCACGTGAGCGGCTAACGAACTTGGTCTTCATGGGCATGGGGGAACCTCTGGCGAATCTTGATGCCGTGGCCGACGCCGTCACATGCCTCACCGATCACACCTGGGGGCTCGGCATCTCCGCCCGACGCATCACGATCTCGACGGCAGGACTCGCCTCACGCATCAAAGACGTGGCGCCACTGAAAGTGAATCTCGCGATCTCGCTCAACGCCACGACCGACGACCTGCGGCAACAGATCATGCCGGCCGCGAACCGGCTCCATTCGATTCAGGCCCTGCTCGCCGCCTGCCGCGCGTACCCGCTCGGGGACCGCGATCGCCTGACCTTCGAATATGTGCTCCTCGCTGAGGTCAATGACCGGGCTGAAGATGCTACCCGCCTCGTCAAACTTCTCCGAGACCTTCGATGTAAGGTCAACCTGATCGCCTTCAACCCCTTCCCCGGCAGCGCGTATCGGCGCCCATCTGATGTCGCCATTGATGCGTTTCAAGCCATCCTCCGCCGGGGCCGTCTCGATGTCTACCTTCGTCGAAGCCGTGGCCGAGACGTCCTGGGCGCCTGTGGCCAACTCGGCCGACTCGAGACCGGCGAGGGAGCGGTTGCCTTGACACAGATTCAAGCCCGTTGTTAG
- a CDS encoding insulinase family protein, producing the protein MTKQSSLPNSARAHCSVLACSLLGLLLSLGQPSSSHAVDPKEYTLSNDMKVILVEVPKAPVATVQVWYKVGSRNEVMGRAGLSHMLEHMMFKGTAKYPKGTFSRLVRKNGGMDNAFTSQDFTAYFENLAADRVTLALELEADRMQGLILDANEFKTEREVVKEERRLRNEDDPQGALVEALFAQAFMSHPYHWPVIGWFSDLDAMNLDDLQRHYDTYYSPNNATLVVVGDIKAEALLPVIARLFEPIPKGPSPKTLTVTEGPQRGERRFLLKREAQVPFVMMGYRVPNYTSDDSYALNVLESILSHGKSARLYQSLVYEQKTALAVGADYGLMQADPGLFYFYAVVKPGEKVEAVEDAVAKEIQRLQAEPPTDLELQRAKNQIEAAHIFEQDSNFRQAMLLGEAETIGAGWRKVSQFVERTRAVTAQDVQRVASQYLTADMRTTGTLIPLPPQTQSALPPPSH; encoded by the coding sequence ATGACTAAACAGAGTTCACTCCCCAATTCGGCGCGCGCTCACTGCTCGGTTCTAGCCTGCTCGCTGCTTGGTCTCCTCCTCTCGCTCGGTCAGCCTTCATCCAGCCATGCCGTCGACCCCAAGGAATACACCCTGTCCAACGACATGAAGGTGATCCTCGTCGAGGTTCCGAAGGCGCCCGTTGCCACGGTGCAGGTCTGGTACAAGGTGGGATCACGGAATGAGGTCATGGGCCGGGCCGGACTCTCGCACATGCTGGAACATATGATGTTCAAAGGCACGGCGAAGTACCCCAAGGGCACATTCTCGCGCCTGGTGCGCAAGAACGGCGGCATGGACAACGCGTTTACCAGTCAGGACTTCACGGCCTATTTCGAAAATCTCGCGGCGGATCGCGTGACCTTGGCCCTCGAACTCGAGGCGGACCGGATGCAGGGACTTATTCTCGACGCCAACGAATTTAAGACCGAGCGGGAAGTGGTCAAGGAAGAGCGTCGTCTCCGGAACGAAGACGATCCTCAAGGCGCACTGGTCGAAGCCCTCTTCGCCCAAGCCTTCATGAGTCATCCCTATCATTGGCCTGTGATCGGATGGTTTTCCGACCTCGATGCCATGAACCTCGATGATCTCCAACGCCACTATGACACCTATTACTCGCCGAACAATGCCACGCTGGTCGTCGTCGGCGATATCAAGGCGGAAGCGTTGCTGCCGGTCATCGCCCGACTCTTCGAGCCAATTCCGAAAGGTCCGTCGCCGAAAACACTGACTGTCACCGAGGGGCCGCAACGGGGGGAGCGCCGCTTCCTCCTGAAGCGCGAGGCCCAGGTCCCCTTTGTCATGATGGGATACCGGGTCCCGAACTACACCAGTGACGACTCCTATGCGCTGAACGTCCTCGAATCGATTTTGTCCCATGGCAAGAGTGCCAGGCTCTATCAGAGCCTCGTCTACGAACAAAAAACGGCCTTGGCCGTGGGAGCCGATTATGGGTTGATGCAGGCCGATCCGGGGCTGTTTTACTTCTATGCCGTCGTAAAACCCGGCGAAAAAGTCGAAGCCGTCGAGGACGCCGTTGCGAAAGAGATCCAGCGCCTCCAAGCAGAGCCCCCGACTGACCTCGAGCTACAGCGGGCGAAAAATCAGATCGAGGCGGCCCACATTTTTGAGCAGGATTCCAACTTCCGGCAGGCCATGTTGTTAGGGGAAGCCGAAACGATCGGTGCCGGTTGGCGAAAAGTCAGTCAGTTTGTCGAACGAACTAGGGCCGTCACTGCCCAAGATGTCCAGCGGGTGGCCTCGCAATATCTGACGGCCGACATGCGCACGACGGGGACCCTGATTCCGCTCCCTCCGCAAACCCAGTCGGCGTTACCGCCACCCTCCCACTAG